The nucleotide window TCAGCGGCAGCTTCTACTTTAATTCCGGTGGCAAAGGAGATGATGGCAGCAACAATCAGTATGCGGTAACCATGCCTTACTGGGTACGTTTCCTGAACCTGTCTACAGATGTGCCGGAGGTTACTTTTACAGAAGCCAACGGCGACCTGCTGAAGGGATACCTTACTTTCAATGCCACTGCCAGCCAGCATCTCCGGCAGGGACAAGTAGTTGTCGAACAACCTTATGTGCTTTTTAGTCCGGTCCTGGGGCTGAACAAACTGATGGTATATGCTTCGCAGCCAGGTGTGCTGCCGGGCGACTGGATCAGGGAGATCCCTGTTTTGAATGGCAGTGATTTTATCGCCAAACCGGATATATACAAGGGCATGCTACCAGGCTATGAAACTGGCTTTTATACCGTAGCACTCACGGGCAGCCTGCATCCCAAAAATCCGGGCGACGCACCTGCCAGACTGATTATCATCAAGCATAACCAATAATCATCATCATGAAGAGAATATACAAGTTATGGGCATGGATGGCAGCAGGATGTATGCTGATGACTGCCTGCCGTAAATCGGATTTTCCGGAAGTCAGTTCCCCTGCCTATCTCCGGGTGTTCAACTGTTTAACCTACAATGTTACCATCGGAAATAAAGATGCACCGCAGCCTTTCCTGACTATGTTGGTAGACCCGCAGCTGGACGCTGCCGGCGTGCCGGTGAATGCAGCCCTTACTTTTGACTTCCTGGATACCAGAGGCCCTCTTGCCAGGCCTTATCCGGATGCCGGTAACACTTCTCTATGGCAGAAGGAGTTTCCGGGAACAGCCAAAATACCAGTGGGGCCTATTGTGAATGGATATGATCTGTCAGGCTATGGCATGATCACTGCAGGCCAGCACCGGTTTATGTTTGTCACCCGTCCGCGCAGCACCGATCCGTTTTATTCCCTGCCGGCCAGTGCCCGTAACAAGGTGCTGGTAGATACTACTGTATCACTCACGGAAGGAGAAATATACACCATGAACATCCTGGAAAAGTCTGTATACAACAGAAAGGTAGGCGTTTACCTGCGTCAGGAACAGTTCACCAAAATGCCACTTTCCGACTCGCTGGTATACATCAATTATTACAACCTGAGCTCAGAAGGATATGCCCAGACATTTGTGTTTGATGGAACTGCTATCAACAAATGTGTAAGGGACACCATGAATGTGTTTTATACACTGTACGGCACAGACAGAATGCAGATGAAAGGCTTTGCCAATGTGTTTGCGGCTAAAATGGTTCGTTCGCAGGAAACTGGTGTACATCCTTACAGCAGTTTCCCGCTGTTTCCTGATCCGGCTTCCAGCCATATTTATGCCGGCACATCCGGCCAGTTTTTTAATATCGTGCTGCCTGGAAACCCACCTGAATATCAATTTGGTAATGGTGCCGAAAGTTATGGTACTTACACGTCTTTTGCGTGCGGACCTGAAGCGCCGGCAGCTGTCAATAATCTGGTCAGTGATCCCCGCACCGGCATGGTGATATCGGTATATTCCGGAGTATACAATCCACGCTCTTTTGCAACGGTCAATACCGTGGAATATATCAATGGTAATCTGTACATCACCACGCTGCAACGCCGTTATGATCCACCTGTTTACAAGTAAAATGACCGGTAAAAAAGAATAATTATGAAACGATATTTTCATTTGTTACTGTTATTCCTAATGGCTGTGGCCTGTAATAAAACAGACCTGGCCGTATCGGAAGAACGTATTTCAGACGTACGCGCTATCGGTGATTTTATCCGTAATAACTATGATCTGAGCCTGCTGTCGGCAGCCCTGCAACAAACCGGCCTGATTGATAGTCTCAACGCCGGCGGACCTTTAACCGTATGGGCTCCCGATAATGCCGCTTTTAAAGCATTGGGTGTTACCAAACCCGGCGACTTCAGCAAAATGAATCAGGACAGTCTACGGGCATCTCTTAGAAATCTGATACAGACAGAACGTTTATACGTTTCCGATATACCTTCTCAGATGGATAACAAGTATACGACTATGGGTGGCGGTCCGCTTTATATCTCCATCTCGGCGTTCGGTAACAATGCCGATAATTTCCGGGCTACGGTAAACGGCTGTTATGTGTATGAGGCCCCCAAACGTAATCTCTCCCTGCGAAATGGGGTATTACATCTGCTGAAAGGAGTGCCTAAATATTTCCCGCAAACAGCACAGGATTTTCTGGCCGCAGATACCAGCCTGTCTCTTTTTGTGACGCTGATGAAAAAATCCGGTCAATGGGATGCTTTAAAAAACGAAGGACCTTATACGGTATATGCACCGCAGAATAACGTTTTCCTGCAATACGGCCTTACAGCAGACAGCATCAGCCGGCTGGATGTTAAACGTTACAAACCGGTTGCTTTTTCTATATATACGCTGGGCCTGCAGCCGCATCACATCTTTGCCGGTGATATAGACATACTGGGCGCCTACAACAGTCGTATCCTGCTGGATGGATACGGTATTTCTCCCAGTGGCAGTATCAATATATGGGCTCCCAATGGTAACTCCAACTACCATAGCCCTGGTGCTATCGGTTATGCCGGAGGAATGAAAGGACAGGACAATCTCACCAGCAATGCGGTAGTGTTCCGGTTGAACAATATCATGTTGTATCCTGATTCTCTTTTAATCAAATAAAATAAACAAGATGAAATTTTTCATATATACGATGACGTTATTTATGCTGTTTTTTTCAGCCTGCCGGCTGAAAGACGCGCAGGTAACGCCGGTAGGAGAACCACTACCGTATAACGGTCCATCGCAGACGGTAAAGCAGCTACTCGACGGCTCCGGTTTTACCATCTATAAAGCCATCTGGAAAAAGGTGAATATGGACTCGGTCATCTCCGCGAACGGGTTACAGGCATATACGCTGCTCGTTCCTGCTGATGAAGCATTTACCAAAGCAGGTGTGACCCTGGCCGCTGTAAACACTATGCCGGTGGCAGACCTGGACTCCCTGCTGTTTTATCATGTGGTGGATACCTGGCTGTCGGGCGACCAACTGAAAACACTGACTGGCAGTAATGCCATGCGTAGCCTGCTCACCAGAGGTGATCTGCCCAATTATAGCGACCGGTTTCCGTATTACTATTATCAGTACCTGGGCCTGCATGATGGCAAACTGGTGATCAATGGTAAACCGCATCCCCTGAAAACCCTGGAAGGCACCAACGGCACCCTCTATGTGCTGGACGAGTTGCTGAAAAAACCGGAGCAGGACATGATCGATTACCTGAAAAATAATCCGGACTTCTCCATGCTGATGGAAGCCTGCCGTATCAACGATAGTATCTATCAGCTGAACTGGGGTAGTCAGGGTTTTACCAAATTGCTCAGTACTGATGCCAACAGCAAACAGTTCACATTTTTTGCACCTACCAACCATGCTTTTCAACAGGCAGGGTTTAATACAGTAGATGACCTGCGCCAACGAGCGCTGCGCTGGGAGGTAGGGTACCAGCATTATGATGAGAATGGGTATTATGTAACACCCTACACCTCGCTGGACTCCATGTTTCTGTCCAATCACCTGGATTACAGCGGTGCCACACAGGCGGAATATCCTATGCAGCTGTTTTCCAATGACCTGATGGACAACCCGGCGCTTGCCAACTATCTGATCAAAGCGGGTTCCCTTTACCATCCACCTTCGCAGTATATCCGTTTGGTATTTACCCACTCGGCAGCCGGTATTATGGTAAGACAGCTAAACTCCCCGTCACCGGCAGTGCCCCTGGCTACTACAGATCTGCTGTTCCGTAACGGGGTTATACATGTGATCAATGACGGAATGTTAATGCCGTAAGGTTTCACCCAAATATCCAACAACATGAAAAGAAATCTATTGCTGGCATCCCTGCTGTTGTTTTTTTCCTGTAAGAAAGACGATAACCAGCCTGCGGCAAACAACAGGAATAACAATCTTGCATATGTTATCGCTGATAATAAATTTAATTTTTCCTTTTTTAATACAGCCCTTACCGTTACGAACTTTGGTAATAATTTTTTTGAAAAAGGGCCTTATACGGTATTGATCCCTGATAACAATGCTTTTCAGCAATCAGGCTACAGCACAGAAAAAGATGTAGCCGTAGAGAAAGGAGCAGTGTTGAACAACATGGTGAAGTACCACACACTGAATGGTATCTGGCAACTGGATAAACTGCCTTTCCGCTTTAACCAGCCTATTACCACCGTTTCCGGTGGACAGCTGTTTGTAACGCACTGGGTAAAGGATCAGGACACCATCATCACTATCAACGGTACCCGTGTGACAGCCCTGAATATGCCGGCCAGCAATGGTTTGATACAGGTAATCAATACCGTATTAAATCCGCTGGTACAGGACAAACTGAGCGATGCGATCGCGGCAGAGCCAACACTGACCTATTTTAATGTGGCGTTGCAGCAGGCAGGCATGAAAGATCTGCTGAGAGGAGAGGGGCCTTATACCATCTTCGCTCCGAACAATAATGCGTTTATCGCTGCTGGTTTCCCTACGACAGATAGTGTGGCCAATACCGACCCGGCTGTACTGAAAGCGCTGCTGCAGTTTCATATCCTCGCCATCCGCCGCTTTGTATATGATTATGCATTAAGTACCGACGCCTCTGGTCAAAGCCAGCAAACCATGTTGAATAACAGTAATACCACTGTTAATCTCATTAACAACGGCGATAATGGTATAACCATTCGGGGCTCCGGCAATACGCAGCCATGCCAGCTGTTGAAATCCAATGTGCTGACCAACAACGGGGTACTGCATATTATTGATAATGTATTGATGGAAAACTTCTAAAAGATCCGATCATGAAGAAATTTTATATACTCTGTTGCCTTTTGTGTGCGCTGTTTGGCATACAACTGAAGGCACAGGAAACCAGCGGCCGTTTGGACGGTCGTGTGGTAGACAGCAAAGGGCAGCCGGTGCCAGGGGTAACGGTAGTGGCTATACATACACCTACCGGCACCCGCTATGGAACAATTGCCGGTAATGATGGCCGTTATCATCTGGCAGGTTTGCGCGTAGGTGGTCCCTATAGTGTACTGGCTTCCATGATGGGCATGGGCACGCAGAAAAAGGAAGGACTGATGGTGCGTTTGGGAGAACCACTGCAGCTGGCCATGGTGCTGGAAGATAGCAAACAACAACTGTCTGAGGTAGTGGTGAAAGGTAACAAGGGAGTACCGGCCAATACCTATGGTGCCGGCCAGAACATCAGCGGTGCACAGCTCCGTAACATGCCTACTGTCAACAGAAGCATACAGGACATGACCAGGCTGGTGCCGCAGGCTTCGAAGGATAACGCTTTCGGGGGTACGAATTTCCGCTACAACAACGTAACGCTGGATGGCGCCATCAACAACGACGCCATCGGCTTTAGCCCTTCCACCGGCGGTATCACCGGTACTTCCGGTATGCCCGGTGCCAGCACGCATACTAACCCGGTGTCCATGGATGCCATTGAAGACATGCAAGTATATCTGGCTCCCTTCGATGTGAAGATCGGTAACTTCACCGGTGGTAGTATCAACGCAGTAACCCGCAGCGGTACCAACACTTTCACCGGCTCCGTTTATGCGTTCGGCAGAAATGCCTCACTCATCGGAAAAGATAAAGCCGGTACGCTGGGCCGCATGAACAGCGACTTCTACGATTATCAGTCCGGTATCCGCCTGGGATTTCCGATCATAAAAGACAAGCTGTTTTTCTTCACCAATGAAGAAATCACCGGTCGCCGCGACCCCACGCAGCTGATGGCCGGTCAGGCAGAAACAGCTCAGATCCTGAGCGTAAAAGATGAACAGGATATCCGTAATGCCACTGCCGACCGCTATGGTAAGGCTTTTGATCCGGGCACCGGTGGTGTCTTCAACGCTACCAGCCAGTCACAGAAGTTCTTTAACCGCCTCGACTGGAATATCAATGAAAAACATCAGCTGTCTGTGCGTAACAATACCATCCTGTCCAATGCTGTCATCATGGACCGCGACCAGCAGGATTTTCGTTTCACCAGCATGGCCTACAAACAAACCAACAACCAGACCTCTACCGTGGCAGAGCTGAAAACCCGCTTCAACACAAAACTGGCCAACAGCCTGATTGTAGGTTATACCGTCGTGAACGACAAACGTGATCCGCAGTCAGATCCAAACCTGCCACAGGTGCAGATCATGGGCCGTACACCCGGTACCACCATTTACCTGGGCACCGACAGGGAAGCCGCTATCTTTAATCTGCAGCAACGTACCTGGGAGATCACCGATAACGTTACGCTGTACAAAGGAAAACATACGTTTCTCTTTGGTACGCATAATGAGTTGTATCATATCAACTACGGATTTGTAAACAGCTGGAATGGCCGTGTAGACTACCTCAGCATTGATGACTACCTGCATAACAATCCATGGAGAGTACGTGGCAGCTACAACTATACAGATAACAGCCGCGAATATATCCAGTCTCACCCGCAGTCTTTTAATGTAGATATGTTCAGTGTATATGCTCAGGATGAGATACAGCTGACAGACCGCCTGAAGATCACGCCGGGTATCCGTGCCGACTATACGTTGTTGCCCGAAAAACCACTGCTCAGCGATAAAACCCGCAACGCCTTACAGGACGGCTATTTCGGTAATACCTACTATTATACGCCATTAAACCAGATCCGGAACAACTACCTCAATCAGGTACAACTGTCACCCCGCCTGGGTTTCCGCTACGACTGGATGGGTAATCAGCGTCTTATCCTGAGAGGAGGTGTAGGTATGTTTACCGGCCGTATCCCGCTGGCATGGCTGGCCTACGCTTATTACAACAACGGCGATACCTATGGCGCATTCGACCAGAAAGCAGACCAGCAGGCATTTGTAACAGGCACCGACCCGCTGAAACCTTCTGGTAACGGTATCGGTGGTTTCATCGGCCAGAATGGCGCTATTATCAATAACCGTAATTCCGGTAAAACACAGGTGGATGTAGTTGATAACAATTTTGTGATGCCTAAGGTGTTGCGTGCCAGCCTCGCACTGGACTATACTACTAAAACAGGATATAAGTTCACCCTGGAAGGAATGTATACCAAAAGCCTGAAAGATGTGGTATTCCGCCAGGTGAACATTAAAGATGATCCCCGTTATTATGGTTATGACGAAGGGCTGCAACAGCCGGTGTACCGCGGCAATATTGATCCCCGCTTTGCCAATGCCTATGAGTTAGGCAATACCACCAAAGGCTACCGCTACAACATCAGCGGAAGTGTGAACCGTCGTTTTGATAATGGCCTGAATGCCGGTGTGTCCTATACTTTCGGAGAATCAAAGGATGTTTCCAATGGTATCCGTAACTCGATGGAAAGCAACTGGCAGCTCAATCAGTCGCTGCAGCCCAACAATCCCAACCTGGCTTACTCCAACTTCGACATCCGTCACCGCTTTGTAGTGCATGTTGACTACCGCAGGGCCTGGAGCGAAAAATGGGTCAGCAGTGCATCGCTGTTTTTCAGTGCGCAGTCCGGTTCTCCTTTTACCTATGGCATTGTTAACAACAGCATCCAGGGCCTGCCACAACAAGTAAGCCTGGTATATATTCCGCAGGCAGATGAAGCCATTCGTTATTTTCAGGATTATACAGATGCTGCCGGTGCCAACATTACCGCCGCAGCCCAGGCAGAAGCCTTCAACCGGTTTGTGGATGGCAATGCCTATCTGCGCAGCCGCAGAGGTGCTTTCACGGAACGTAATATGGGGCGCACTCCCTGGAATAACCAGGCAGATTTTCATTTTGCGCAGGAATATCATTTCTCCGGAAAACCTGGCAGCAGTTATCTCACATTTACCCTCGATATCATGAATATCACCAACCTGCTGAACAAGGAATGGGGACGTTCTTATTTTTCTCCTAACACCTTCAACTCCACAGCGAGTGTAGGTCTGACACCTTTTTATCCCGGCCGTCAGAGCAAGGAGAATTACCCGGTATATATGTTTGCCGACCCGGGAAAACCTTATGCGGTCGACTTCTTCAACTCCCGCTATCAGATGCAGCTGGGGATGAGATATTCATTTTAAGGTCAACAAGTAAAAAACAATCTGATGAAACGATTTTTATTTTTTGTGATATATGCGTTGGCGTTATCGACTGTTGCCTGCAGAAAAGAACAGAAGACAGCGATGGTGCAGCTGTCTGTTACGGACTTTCTGCCCAGCAGTGGTAATCCGGGAACTGTAGTGGCAGTACGGGGTACAGGCTTTAGCGGTAATGTGGCAGACAATAACGTATCTTTTAACGGCACAGCGGCCCGCGTAATGAGTGCCAATGATACCATGCTGATTGTGCAGGCCCCAGAAAAAGGCAGTACCGGTGCTATTTCCGTTACCATCGGAGATCGTACGGTAAAAGGTGGTACCTATACTTACCAGGCACTTAGTATCCACCGTATCTCACCCGCCAATGGGCCGGAAGGTACCAACGTTTATATTTCCGGTGCAGGTTTCACCGGTACAGATGGCCCAGCATCGGTGACGATCAACGGTCATCCTGCTATTGTATCCAACTCAAACGATACTTTGCTGGTAGCCATCATACCGGCTAATGCCGGTGGTGGCCCCATTGAAATATCCGTCAACGGGGAACACGCCAAAGGCCCCGTTTTCAACTTCCAGGCCATTTCCGCTATTAAACCTGTCAGGGGTGGTGCTGGTACCAAAGTGACCATCACCGGTACAGGTTTCAGCACAGATGTTACCGGCAACCTGGTGGCTTTCAACGGGCAACAGGCCATGGTAGAAAGCGCCACAGCTACCACCATGGTAGTAACGGTGCCGGATAATGTAAAAACAGGTCCGGTATCTCTCACCGTCAACGGACAAAAAACTGCTGGTCCGGTATTCACGCAGGTGCCTCCGCCATCTATCACTACGATCGCACCGCTGAGCGGCCCTGTGGGCAGTGTCATCACCATCACCGGTGAAAACTTCAGTGAGCTGATGGAGGAAGACACGGTTACTATCAATGGAAAAGCAGTCACTATCTTAGATGCCAGCGCAAGGCAGCTGGTACTGAATGTGCCAGCCGGTACCACTACAGGGCCGCTGAAGATAGTCGTGAATGGTCAGCAGGTTAACGGTCCCGCCTATACGGTGCAGGCATTGGGTATTATCAGACTGGTGCCGGACAACGGACTGGCAGGCTCCATTATCACCGTTAAAGGTACCGGCTTTGATCCTACACCTGCCAATAACAGGGTAACCTTAAATGGTATGAGCATTACTGTTAGCGCCGCTACGGATAGTACACTCACGGTAACCATGCCAACAGGAATCTCTACCGGCAACCTGAATGTATCTACCGGCAGTCTCGCTGCTACAGGCCCTGTTTTCCGCAGAGCAGGTGTCAGCACTTATTATGCCGGACCGGTAGCGAAAGGACAGCCCCATGGCCTGGTAATTGACAGTAAAGGCAACGTCTTCGTTGGTGAGGTCAACAAGATCAGTAAAATAGCCCCGGATGGTACTGTTACCGATTTTGCAGGTAGTGCTACCAGCGGCAACCAGGATGGCACGGGAACGGCTGCACGCTTCTTTAATATCTATGGTCTGGTAATGGACGCACAGGACAATATCTACGTGGCAGATGCCTTTAACAACAGCGTTCGTAAAGTGACACCGGATGGTAAGGTAACAACGCTCATGTCCGGATTGAATGATTCACCCCGTTATATTACCATAGATCCGGCTGGTAATCTCTACATAGGCACTGAATATAATGGTATTCACATGATCTCACAGGGAGGCGCACAGATCAAACAGGTATCCAGGGCCACGGTTTCCGCTCCTTTTGTTTATCTGAACGGTTATCTGTATTGGTCGAATGGTGATGCGAACGTAGTACAACGCGCCAACGTATCGATGGGTATGTTTTCTGTTGTGGCGGGTGCATTTTTCCAGGATGGTTATGTGGATGGCGGCCTGGGTACAGGAAGGCTGAGCGGACCAGGTACTATGATCTATGACCTGCATACAGGGCTCATTTATCTGGTAGACGGCTCTAACTACTCCATCAGGGCTGTATCACCAGTAGATGGTACTATCAGCACCATTACAGGAGCTGCCGGCAGTTATGAGTCTTACCGTTATGGTAACAAAAACGGTACCCTGCAGGAAGCGCTGATCACACCTTCGCAGAATTCGGCCATGGCTTTAGACAAAGATGGAAATATCTATGTACTTGAACAAAACCTTGGCCTAATCAGAAAAATCACATTAAAATAGTCATCTATAAACCCAACATCCAACATAGCCCAGGACTTCAGTCCTGGGTTATTTTTTGATATAATCATTCATCATTATTGGCAGCAGCCAGTCCCGGAGTTTTGCCAATTCCTCATTTTGCCGGAGATGGTTGACAATCTGCGCCACTAAAGGATCCACTATCGCATTAAATCTTCGTATATCCCTCAGCGGTGGCATCGTTATTTGCAGTGCCCTGATTTTATCCTGGGATAGATTTTCTCTTGCGGAGCCGGAACGGAGCCCGGTGAGATACGGATACATAGCTTCCAGGGCAAATTTCAGATAGTAGGTATACCGCGGGTCCTGAGGCAGAATAGCACAAACGGCCTGATTAGTACAGGCCGGAATCCGCAACAGGCTTGTTTTACCGGCGGTAGTGCCATACATGGCCACCAGCAACGTATTCTCCGGAAACATACGGGCGCTCGAATTGTCAAGACCTGCTTCCGTGATGTAGTTGGTAGTGGTGGCGATATAAGGATGATTGAGTTCCCCGCTGTTGATCCAGGGAATATCCCCGTTTTCATAATATGTTTTTTGAGAAGATCGTGGAGTGCCTCCTGACCCGGTATGAGCAATAGCGCCCAGCTGCTGTACATGCCAGTCTTCGGGTAGTAAGGAGTCGGGAAAAATATATTGACCGAACCAATAATGGTAACAGATTTTTGCAAGAGCTTCCAGTTCGGTATTGATCCTGATGTTTAATTCTATTTTATCATCCAGTGCAGATAATACAGACACAATTTGTTCCTGTTGGGCCATAGTGGGTATGGTCACAGAGAGATTGCCCAGTGTATCCTGGTTGACATTGGAGATGTTGGTTTGCAGCGCGCTGTCAGCAAGCAGTTTCCGGTACTGCGGACTTCTCAGCAGATACAACAGGTAATGTGGATGACATTTTTGAGCATGAGGCCTGAAGCGGATAATAAAACCACTAAACAAAGTATCTGCCGCTGGCTGATGCACCATGGCCACCATACCAGCGCCGGTTTTGGTAAGTGATGACCGGGTGAACAATAAATCACCCTGTTCTACCAGGTAGTTGGGGTAATGTGATGGAAGTGCTTGTGGCATCAGCTCATCCAGCATGGTAGTGGAAACATACCGGCCTTTGAACAGGTCTTTCACCGTAATGATTTTCAGACCAGGCCCATAACTCTCTTTACCGAAACTGATGCCATTTCTGAAAGTGCCTAGTGTACACAGTTTTACCTTATTCATGTTTGAGTGCTTCCAGCTGTTGATGGATTTGTTTCTCCAGGCAGGAGGCTGTGGCAAACAACTCTTCCAGCGTTTGGGCATGTTGTTGCAGTGTAGTATGGAAAAGTTCCGGTGTCATCTGCTGTTGATCTGTCTTCATCTCAAAATACTGGCCTGGGTTGAGGGAATAGTTACTGGTTTCAATATCATCATAAGACACCACTACAGATAAGCCTTCCACCGGCAGTCGTTGATTAAATGCGCTGATGATCTCTGCCTCCTCTTTGGCTGATAGTACAGTACGCAGGTTTTTTCCTTCGCGGATGATGTTACCTGATTTGGAAGCATCCATCAGTACAATATTCTTCTGATGATGGTTCTTCTCCACAAAAAGAACAGAAACATGTGTGCCGGTAGTGGCAAACAGATTGCCCGGCATTGATAATACGCCCCGCAGCAGCTTTTCTTTTATCAGCCGTTCCCGGATTTTTTTCTCCAGACCGCTTTGGCTGGAAGTAAAACCGGTAGGCACAACAATAGCAGCTTTCCCTTGTGGAGCAAGGGAGTGCAGGATATGTTGGATAAATAGCAGGTAGATGGCCATTTTGTCTTTGCTCTTGCCGGGAATTTTGGGAATACCGGCGAAGAAGCGTTCCTTGTTTTCGGATGTATCCAGCTCCTGCCGGTAATCGCTGAAGTCGAGTTTAAATGGAGGATTGGATACAATGAAGTCAAATTTTTTTTCGTGATGATACGGCTGCGTGATGGTATTACCCTGAATGATATGATGGATAAAGGGT belongs to Chitinophaga sp. HK235 and includes:
- a CDS encoding fasciclin domain-containing protein, which translates into the protein MKFFIYTMTLFMLFFSACRLKDAQVTPVGEPLPYNGPSQTVKQLLDGSGFTIYKAIWKKVNMDSVISANGLQAYTLLVPADEAFTKAGVTLAAVNTMPVADLDSLLFYHVVDTWLSGDQLKTLTGSNAMRSLLTRGDLPNYSDRFPYYYYQYLGLHDGKLVINGKPHPLKTLEGTNGTLYVLDELLKKPEQDMIDYLKNNPDFSMLMEACRINDSIYQLNWGSQGFTKLLSTDANSKQFTFFAPTNHAFQQAGFNTVDDLRQRALRWEVGYQHYDENGYYVTPYTSLDSMFLSNHLDYSGATQAEYPMQLFSNDLMDNPALANYLIKAGSLYHPPSQYIRLVFTHSAAGIMVRQLNSPSPAVPLATTDLLFRNGVIHVINDGMLMP
- a CDS encoding IPT/TIG domain-containing protein; its protein translation is MKRFLFFVIYALALSTVACRKEQKTAMVQLSVTDFLPSSGNPGTVVAVRGTGFSGNVADNNVSFNGTAARVMSANDTMLIVQAPEKGSTGAISVTIGDRTVKGGTYTYQALSIHRISPANGPEGTNVYISGAGFTGTDGPASVTINGHPAIVSNSNDTLLVAIIPANAGGGPIEISVNGEHAKGPVFNFQAISAIKPVRGGAGTKVTITGTGFSTDVTGNLVAFNGQQAMVESATATTMVVTVPDNVKTGPVSLTVNGQKTAGPVFTQVPPPSITTIAPLSGPVGSVITITGENFSELMEEDTVTINGKAVTILDASARQLVLNVPAGTTTGPLKIVVNGQQVNGPAYTVQALGIIRLVPDNGLAGSIITVKGTGFDPTPANNRVTLNGMSITVSAATDSTLTVTMPTGISTGNLNVSTGSLAATGPVFRRAGVSTYYAGPVAKGQPHGLVIDSKGNVFVGEVNKISKIAPDGTVTDFAGSATSGNQDGTGTAARFFNIYGLVMDAQDNIYVADAFNNSVRKVTPDGKVTTLMSGLNDSPRYITIDPAGNLYIGTEYNGIHMISQGGAQIKQVSRATVSAPFVYLNGYLYWSNGDANVVQRANVSMGMFSVVAGAFFQDGYVDGGLGTGRLSGPGTMIYDLHTGLIYLVDGSNYSIRAVSPVDGTISTITGAAGSYESYRYGNKNGTLQEALITPSQNSAMALDKDGNIYVLEQNLGLIRKITLK
- a CDS encoding fasciclin domain-containing protein gives rise to the protein MKRNLLLASLLLFFSCKKDDNQPAANNRNNNLAYVIADNKFNFSFFNTALTVTNFGNNFFEKGPYTVLIPDNNAFQQSGYSTEKDVAVEKGAVLNNMVKYHTLNGIWQLDKLPFRFNQPITTVSGGQLFVTHWVKDQDTIITINGTRVTALNMPASNGLIQVINTVLNPLVQDKLSDAIAAEPTLTYFNVALQQAGMKDLLRGEGPYTIFAPNNNAFIAAGFPTTDSVANTDPAVLKALLQFHILAIRRFVYDYALSTDASGQSQQTMLNNSNTTVNLINNGDNGITIRGSGNTQPCQLLKSNVLTNNGVLHIIDNVLMENF
- a CDS encoding TonB-dependent receptor produces the protein MKKFYILCCLLCALFGIQLKAQETSGRLDGRVVDSKGQPVPGVTVVAIHTPTGTRYGTIAGNDGRYHLAGLRVGGPYSVLASMMGMGTQKKEGLMVRLGEPLQLAMVLEDSKQQLSEVVVKGNKGVPANTYGAGQNISGAQLRNMPTVNRSIQDMTRLVPQASKDNAFGGTNFRYNNVTLDGAINNDAIGFSPSTGGITGTSGMPGASTHTNPVSMDAIEDMQVYLAPFDVKIGNFTGGSINAVTRSGTNTFTGSVYAFGRNASLIGKDKAGTLGRMNSDFYDYQSGIRLGFPIIKDKLFFFTNEEITGRRDPTQLMAGQAETAQILSVKDEQDIRNATADRYGKAFDPGTGGVFNATSQSQKFFNRLDWNINEKHQLSVRNNTILSNAVIMDRDQQDFRFTSMAYKQTNNQTSTVAELKTRFNTKLANSLIVGYTVVNDKRDPQSDPNLPQVQIMGRTPGTTIYLGTDREAAIFNLQQRTWEITDNVTLYKGKHTFLFGTHNELYHINYGFVNSWNGRVDYLSIDDYLHNNPWRVRGSYNYTDNSREYIQSHPQSFNVDMFSVYAQDEIQLTDRLKITPGIRADYTLLPEKPLLSDKTRNALQDGYFGNTYYYTPLNQIRNNYLNQVQLSPRLGFRYDWMGNQRLILRGGVGMFTGRIPLAWLAYAYYNNGDTYGAFDQKADQQAFVTGTDPLKPSGNGIGGFIGQNGAIINNRNSGKTQVDVVDNNFVMPKVLRASLALDYTTKTGYKFTLEGMYTKSLKDVVFRQVNIKDDPRYYGYDEGLQQPVYRGNIDPRFANAYELGNTTKGYRYNISGSVNRRFDNGLNAGVSYTFGESKDVSNGIRNSMESNWQLNQSLQPNNPNLAYSNFDIRHRFVVHVDYRRAWSEKWVSSASLFFSAQSGSPFTYGIVNNSIQGLPQQVSLVYIPQADEAIRYFQDYTDAAGANITAAAQAEAFNRFVDGNAYLRSRRGAFTERNMGRTPWNNQADFHFAQEYHFSGKPGSSYLTFTLDIMNITNLLNKEWGRSYFSPNTFNSTASVGLTPFYPGRQSKENYPVYMFADPGKPYAVDFFNSRYQMQLGMRYSF
- a CDS encoding restriction endonuclease subunit S — encoded protein: MNKVKLCTLGTFRNGISFGKESYGPGLKIITVKDLFKGRYVSTTMLDELMPQALPSHYPNYLVEQGDLLFTRSSLTKTGAGMVAMVHQPAADTLFSGFIIRFRPHAQKCHPHYLLYLLRSPQYRKLLADSALQTNISNVNQDTLGNLSVTIPTMAQQEQIVSVLSALDDKIELNIRINTELEALAKICYHYWFGQYIFPDSLLPEDWHVQQLGAIAHTGSGGTPRSSQKTYYENGDIPWINSGELNHPYIATTTNYITEAGLDNSSARMFPENTLLVAMYGTTAGKTSLLRIPACTNQAVCAILPQDPRYTYYLKFALEAMYPYLTGLRSGSARENLSQDKIRALQITMPPLRDIRRFNAIVDPLVAQIVNHLRQNEELAKLRDWLLPIMMNDYIKK
- a CDS encoding fasciclin domain-containing protein; the encoded protein is MKRYFHLLLLFLMAVACNKTDLAVSEERISDVRAIGDFIRNNYDLSLLSAALQQTGLIDSLNAGGPLTVWAPDNAAFKALGVTKPGDFSKMNQDSLRASLRNLIQTERLYVSDIPSQMDNKYTTMGGGPLYISISAFGNNADNFRATVNGCYVYEAPKRNLSLRNGVLHLLKGVPKYFPQTAQDFLAADTSLSLFVTLMKKSGQWDALKNEGPYTVYAPQNNVFLQYGLTADSISRLDVKRYKPVAFSIYTLGLQPHHIFAGDIDILGAYNSRILLDGYGISPSGSINIWAPNGNSNYHSPGAIGYAGGMKGQDNLTSNAVVFRLNNIMLYPDSLLIK